A genomic region of Oncorhynchus mykiss isolate Arlee chromosome 4, USDA_OmykA_1.1, whole genome shotgun sequence contains the following coding sequences:
- the LOC110522019 gene encoding tau-tubulin kinase 2 isoform X2 yields the protein MSGAVEQAADILSVTDLVRERWRVVKKIGGGGFGEIYEVLDQLSQVNVALKVESSQQPKQVLKMEVAVLKKLQGKDHVCRFVGCGRNDRFNYVVMELQGRNLADLRRTMSRGTFTVSTTLRLGRQMLEAIESIHSVGFLHRDIKPSNFAMGRLASTCRCCYMLDFGLARQFTNSCQEVRPPRPVAGFRGTVRYASVNAHKNKEMGRHDDLWSLFYMLVEFTVGQLPWRKVKDKEQVGNLKETYDNRLMLKHLPSEFSAFLDHILTLDYFTKPDYQLLISVFENAMKSHNVLENDPYDWERCDSEDMLTITGSATTAQQLTRLTPAYIGMANASVLPAELQRENTEDVLQGERLSDADNCPPIPAQHQRAAQGVDVWEEMDRNRNCNHAAAQQQQQPLIRKVVNEDEHSQNHGGNQSQSSPRRVRSETMFLDRAAPLLRRMRHSQSLAFEKRLAPEPKPTIERFLDAYLGSQHPQEREITIPESGGGRGEQVGTPCDEDQATETPDQEEGAGALNLSSVPQEGNSQDWLMLDQGGGSRASGAAKPPGDYALDGNKLEVHSEAEVQDHQPPSAPSSPVLSHMALPCTWLLGGRRLPGMLGHMGRAQMEQSANPVPQSPVMEKSEAIPLEALSTKPNDPQEVKVDELEIVESAPSPVPSLIPAHLANDKDPESDSGLPDRSSEPNQHPQMEKAGSAAESTGTFSSSPPPPTLVLLRRESPSSPRLSRIPIRDPTTVPDSPTMDRRHRWSSPVPGSPSHSPSPSLSCDNLLPCGVRERFLSCSDRGSRSDWLGEDRDSLSLSSSGSRSKIPRPIIPPLPGLEQQQLSSSGRFLPRPPPGKPPTRPAVDNRRRRFRVRASSTSDADFLANLTQLMKDRGGALFSPAPHPRSSSSSLQRSLSSSPSRHELREGGGVFLGRSRSPSSFSGSPPPPWYPQDRLSGRQGIPWGAGPGARGRGPSHEGKGSGKVSR from the exons ATGAGTGGTGCAGTAGAGCAGGCGGCAGACATCCTGTCAGTCACAGACTTGGTccgggagagatggagagtg GTGAAGAAAATTGGCGGGGGTGGCTTCGGGGAGATCTACGAGGTGCTGGATCAACTGAGCCAGGTCAACGTGGCCCTGAAGGTGGAGTCTTCCCAGCAGCCCAAACAGGTGCTGAAGATGGAGGTGGCCGTGCTGAAGAAGCTCCAGG GTAAAGATCATGTGTGTCGCTTTGTGGGCTGTGGCCGCAATGACCGCTTCAACTATGTGGTGATGGAACTTCAG GGGAGGAATCTGGCAGACCTGCGCAGAACTATGTCTCGCGGCACCTTCACCGTCTCCACCACTCTGAGGCTGGGCCGACAGATGCTGGAGGCCATCGAGAGCATCCACTCTGTGGGCTTCCTGCACCGCGACATCAAACCG TCAAACTTTGCCATGGGGCGCCTGGCCAGCACGTGTCGATGCTGCTACATGCTCGACTTTGGTCTGGCCCGACAGTTCACCAACTCTTGTCAGGAAGTGCGTCCT cctcGTCCCGTTGCAGGGTTCAGAGGAACGGTGCGCTATGCCTCAGTCAACGCACACAAGAATAAG GAGATGGGTCGCCATGATgacctctggtctctcttctaCATGCTGGTGGAGTTCACGGTGGGCCAGCTACCCTGGAGGAAGGTCAAAGACAAA GAACAGGTGGGGAACCTAAAAGAGACCTACGACAATCGCCTCATGCTCAAACACCTCCCCTCAGAGTTCAGCGCCTTCCTGGATCATATCCTGACCCTGGACTACTTCACTAAGCCTGACTATCAG CTACTAATTTCAGTGTTTGAAAATGCCATGAAGAGCCACAACGTGTTGGAAAACGACCCGTATGACTGGGAGAGGTGCGACTCAGAGGATATGCTGACCATCACCGGTTCAGCCACCACCGCTCAGCAACTGACCCGCCTCACACCAGCTTACATTGG CATGGCCAATGCCTCGGTGCTCCCCGCCGAGCTGCAGAGGGAGAACACTGAGGACGTACTGCAGGGCGAGCGCCTCAGCGACGCCGACAACTGCCCCCCCATCCCGGCCCAGCACCAACGTGCTGCCCAGGGCGTTGACGTGTGGGAGGAGATGGACCGCAACCGCAACTGCAACCACGCCGCAgcccagcaacaacaacaaccgcTCATCAGGAAG GTGGTGAATGAGGACGAGCACAGCCAGAACCATGGTGGCAACCAGAGCCAGAGCTCCCCCAGAAGGGTGCGCTCAGAGACCATGTTCCTGGACCGGGCGGCCCCCCTGCTCCGGAGAATGAGACACAGCCAGAGCCTGGCCTTCGAGAAGAGACTGGCTCCCGAACCCAAGCCCACCATCGAACGCTTCCTTGATGCCTA TCTGGGGAGTCAGCATCCACAGGAGCGAGAGATCACAATCCCCGAAAGCGGCGGGGGGCGGGGTGAGCAGGTTGGCACCCCCTGTGACGAGGACCAGGCGACAGAGACTCCCGACCAGGAGGAGGGGGCTGGTGCCCTCAACCTTAGTTCTGTTCCCCAGGAGGGAAACTCCCAGGATTGGTTGATGCTGGATCAGGGGGGAGGCAGCAGGGCCTCGGGGGCAGCCAAGCCTCCAGGAGACTATGCTCTGGATGGGAATAAACTAGAGGTGCATTCAGAGGCTGAGGTCCAGGACCACCAGCCTCCCTCGGCCCCAAGCAGCCCCGTCCTGTCCCACATGGCCCTGCCCTGTACCTGGTTACTGGGCGGCAGGAGGCTGCCTGGGATGCTAGGCCACATGGGCCGAGCCCAGATGGAGCAG TCTGCCAACCCTGTACCACAGTCCCCTGTGATGGAGAAGAGTGAAGCCATACCACTAGAGGCTCTGTCAACCAAACCCAATGACCCCCAAGAGGTCAAGGTCGACGAGCTGGAGATTGTCGAATCAGCCCCCAGCCCTGTGCCAAGCCTCATCCCAGCCCACCTCGCAAACGACAAAGACCCAGAGAGCGACTCAGGCCTCCCCGACCGTTCCTCCGAACCCAACCAACACCCTCAGATGGAGAAAGCCGGAAGTGCCGCGGAGAGCACCGgcaccttctcctcctcccctcccccacccacCTTGGTCCTGCTGCGAAGAGAATCCCCCTCCTCGCCCAGATTGAGCCGCATCCCCATACGAGATCCAACCACCGTCCCGGATTCCCCCACCATGGACCGCCGCCACCGCTGGAGCAGCCCCGTGCCTGGCTCGCCCTCCCACTCGCCCTCTCCATCGCTCTCCTGCGACAACCTGCTGCCCTGTGGCGTCCGGGAGAGGTTCCTTTCCTGCTCAGACCGCGGCTCACGCTCCGACTGGCTGGGGGAAGACCGtgactccctctcgctctcctcctcggGCAGCAGGAGTAAAATCCCTCGGCCCATCATTCCCCCTCTTCCAGGGCTCGAGCAGCAGCAGCTCTCCTCCTCCGGCAGGTTCCTGCCTCGTCCGCCTCCCGGGAAACCGCCTACCCGCCCAGCTGTAGACAACAG GCGCCGGCGTTTCCGGGTGCGTGCCAGCAGCACCAGCGACGCCGACTTCCTTGCCAATCTGACCCAACTGATGAAGGACCGCGGCGGTGCACTTTTCAGTCCGGCGCCACACCCCCGcagctcttcctcctctctacaGCGCTCACTCAGCTCCTCCCCCTCACGTCACGAGCTCCGCGAGGGGGGAGGGGTCTTCCTGGGGCGTAGCCGCTCTCCGTCCAGCTTCTCGGGGTCCCCTCCCCCTCCATGGTACCCCCAGGACAGGCTTAGTGGGCGGCAGGGGATCCCGTGGGGCGCAGGGCCCGGTGCCAGAGGGAGGGGCCCTAGCCACGAGGGCAAAGGCAGCGGCAAAGTGAGCCGATAA
- the LOC110522019 gene encoding tau-tubulin kinase 2 isoform X1 has translation MSGAVEQAADILSVTDLVRERWRVVKKIGGGGFGEIYEVLDQLSQVNVALKVESSQQPKQVLKMEVAVLKKLQGKDHVCRFVGCGRNDRFNYVVMELQGRNLADLRRTMSRGTFTVSTTLRLGRQMLEAIESIHSVGFLHRDIKPSNFAMGRLASTCRCCYMLDFGLARQFTNSCQEVRPPRPVAGFRGTVRYASVNAHKNKEMGRHDDLWSLFYMLVEFTVGQLPWRKVKDKEQVGNLKETYDNRLMLKHLPSEFSAFLDHILTLDYFTKPDYQLLISVFENAMKSHNVLENDPYDWERCDSEDMLTITGSATTAQQLTRLTPAYIGMANASVLPAELQRENTEDVLQGERLSDADNCPPIPAQHQRAAQGVDVWEEMDRNRNCNHAAAQQQQQPLIRKVVNEDEHSQNHGGNQSQSSPRRVRSETMFLDRAAPLLRRMRHSQSLAFEKRLAPEPKPTIERFLDAYLGSQHPQEREITIPESGGGRGEQVGTPCDEDQATETPDQEEGAGALNLSSVPQEGNSQDWLMLDQGGGSRASGAAKPPGDYALDGNKLEVHSEAEVQDHQPPSAPSSPVLSHMALPCTWLLGGRRLPGMLGHMGRAQMEQSANPVPQSPVMEKSEAIPLEALSTKPNDPQEVKVDELEIVESAPSPVPSLIPAHLANDKDPESDSGLPDRSSEPNQHPQMEKAGSAAESTGTFSSSPPPPTLVLLRRESPSSPRLSRIPIRDPTTVPDSPTMDRRHRWSSPVPGSPSHSPSPSLSCDNLLPCGVRERFLSCSDRGSRSDWLGEDRDSLSLSSSGSRSKIPRPIIPPLPGLEQQQLSSSGRFLPRPPPGKPPTRPAVDNSRRRRFRVRASSTSDADFLANLTQLMKDRGGALFSPAPHPRSSSSSLQRSLSSSPSRHELREGGGVFLGRSRSPSSFSGSPPPPWYPQDRLSGRQGIPWGAGPGARGRGPSHEGKGSGKVSR, from the exons ATGAGTGGTGCAGTAGAGCAGGCGGCAGACATCCTGTCAGTCACAGACTTGGTccgggagagatggagagtg GTGAAGAAAATTGGCGGGGGTGGCTTCGGGGAGATCTACGAGGTGCTGGATCAACTGAGCCAGGTCAACGTGGCCCTGAAGGTGGAGTCTTCCCAGCAGCCCAAACAGGTGCTGAAGATGGAGGTGGCCGTGCTGAAGAAGCTCCAGG GTAAAGATCATGTGTGTCGCTTTGTGGGCTGTGGCCGCAATGACCGCTTCAACTATGTGGTGATGGAACTTCAG GGGAGGAATCTGGCAGACCTGCGCAGAACTATGTCTCGCGGCACCTTCACCGTCTCCACCACTCTGAGGCTGGGCCGACAGATGCTGGAGGCCATCGAGAGCATCCACTCTGTGGGCTTCCTGCACCGCGACATCAAACCG TCAAACTTTGCCATGGGGCGCCTGGCCAGCACGTGTCGATGCTGCTACATGCTCGACTTTGGTCTGGCCCGACAGTTCACCAACTCTTGTCAGGAAGTGCGTCCT cctcGTCCCGTTGCAGGGTTCAGAGGAACGGTGCGCTATGCCTCAGTCAACGCACACAAGAATAAG GAGATGGGTCGCCATGATgacctctggtctctcttctaCATGCTGGTGGAGTTCACGGTGGGCCAGCTACCCTGGAGGAAGGTCAAAGACAAA GAACAGGTGGGGAACCTAAAAGAGACCTACGACAATCGCCTCATGCTCAAACACCTCCCCTCAGAGTTCAGCGCCTTCCTGGATCATATCCTGACCCTGGACTACTTCACTAAGCCTGACTATCAG CTACTAATTTCAGTGTTTGAAAATGCCATGAAGAGCCACAACGTGTTGGAAAACGACCCGTATGACTGGGAGAGGTGCGACTCAGAGGATATGCTGACCATCACCGGTTCAGCCACCACCGCTCAGCAACTGACCCGCCTCACACCAGCTTACATTGG CATGGCCAATGCCTCGGTGCTCCCCGCCGAGCTGCAGAGGGAGAACACTGAGGACGTACTGCAGGGCGAGCGCCTCAGCGACGCCGACAACTGCCCCCCCATCCCGGCCCAGCACCAACGTGCTGCCCAGGGCGTTGACGTGTGGGAGGAGATGGACCGCAACCGCAACTGCAACCACGCCGCAgcccagcaacaacaacaaccgcTCATCAGGAAG GTGGTGAATGAGGACGAGCACAGCCAGAACCATGGTGGCAACCAGAGCCAGAGCTCCCCCAGAAGGGTGCGCTCAGAGACCATGTTCCTGGACCGGGCGGCCCCCCTGCTCCGGAGAATGAGACACAGCCAGAGCCTGGCCTTCGAGAAGAGACTGGCTCCCGAACCCAAGCCCACCATCGAACGCTTCCTTGATGCCTA TCTGGGGAGTCAGCATCCACAGGAGCGAGAGATCACAATCCCCGAAAGCGGCGGGGGGCGGGGTGAGCAGGTTGGCACCCCCTGTGACGAGGACCAGGCGACAGAGACTCCCGACCAGGAGGAGGGGGCTGGTGCCCTCAACCTTAGTTCTGTTCCCCAGGAGGGAAACTCCCAGGATTGGTTGATGCTGGATCAGGGGGGAGGCAGCAGGGCCTCGGGGGCAGCCAAGCCTCCAGGAGACTATGCTCTGGATGGGAATAAACTAGAGGTGCATTCAGAGGCTGAGGTCCAGGACCACCAGCCTCCCTCGGCCCCAAGCAGCCCCGTCCTGTCCCACATGGCCCTGCCCTGTACCTGGTTACTGGGCGGCAGGAGGCTGCCTGGGATGCTAGGCCACATGGGCCGAGCCCAGATGGAGCAG TCTGCCAACCCTGTACCACAGTCCCCTGTGATGGAGAAGAGTGAAGCCATACCACTAGAGGCTCTGTCAACCAAACCCAATGACCCCCAAGAGGTCAAGGTCGACGAGCTGGAGATTGTCGAATCAGCCCCCAGCCCTGTGCCAAGCCTCATCCCAGCCCACCTCGCAAACGACAAAGACCCAGAGAGCGACTCAGGCCTCCCCGACCGTTCCTCCGAACCCAACCAACACCCTCAGATGGAGAAAGCCGGAAGTGCCGCGGAGAGCACCGgcaccttctcctcctcccctcccccacccacCTTGGTCCTGCTGCGAAGAGAATCCCCCTCCTCGCCCAGATTGAGCCGCATCCCCATACGAGATCCAACCACCGTCCCGGATTCCCCCACCATGGACCGCCGCCACCGCTGGAGCAGCCCCGTGCCTGGCTCGCCCTCCCACTCGCCCTCTCCATCGCTCTCCTGCGACAACCTGCTGCCCTGTGGCGTCCGGGAGAGGTTCCTTTCCTGCTCAGACCGCGGCTCACGCTCCGACTGGCTGGGGGAAGACCGtgactccctctcgctctcctcctcggGCAGCAGGAGTAAAATCCCTCGGCCCATCATTCCCCCTCTTCCAGGGCTCGAGCAGCAGCAGCTCTCCTCCTCCGGCAGGTTCCTGCCTCGTCCGCCTCCCGGGAAACCGCCTACCCGCCCAGCTGTAGACAACAG TAGGCGCCGGCGTTTCCGGGTGCGTGCCAGCAGCACCAGCGACGCCGACTTCCTTGCCAATCTGACCCAACTGATGAAGGACCGCGGCGGTGCACTTTTCAGTCCGGCGCCACACCCCCGcagctcttcctcctctctacaGCGCTCACTCAGCTCCTCCCCCTCACGTCACGAGCTCCGCGAGGGGGGAGGGGTCTTCCTGGGGCGTAGCCGCTCTCCGTCCAGCTTCTCGGGGTCCCCTCCCCCTCCATGGTACCCCCAGGACAGGCTTAGTGGGCGGCAGGGGATCCCGTGGGGCGCAGGGCCCGGTGCCAGAGGGAGGGGCCCTAGCCACGAGGGCAAAGGCAGCGGCAAAGTGAGCCGATAA